The following are encoded together in the Buchnera aphidicola (Acyrthosiphon lactucae) genome:
- a CDS encoding SmdA family multidrug ABC transporter permease/ATP-binding protein — translation MKLFNQLRWFFVREWKRYLGAILLLIIIATLQLLPPKIVGVLIDLIIKKNMHGLQILPWISIILLIAIIVYILRYLWRILLFGASYQLATELRVKFYSYLSQQSQIFFLKNRTGDLIARATNDVDRIVFAAGEGVLTLVDSLVMGFSVLIVMSTQISFLLTIISLIPMPIMAILIKKYGKELHETFRHAQIAFSLLNNQTQEILTSIRMIRAFGLEKNQSHKFDIIVNNTGKKNMEVAKIDARFDPVIYLSVAFSNLLAIIGGGWLVWNNQITIGQLTSFIMYLGLMIWPMLALAWMFNIVERGSAAWDRIHSIINKKLYIKDGNRTIPLSPGVLSININKFYYPNNHIPTLKNINILLKPGKTLGICGPTGSGKSTLLKLIQRQFNFNKEEITYHSLSLLELKIDDWRSRIAVVNQNSFLFSESIANNISLGKNNASQQEIEQVAKLADVHKDILYLPEKYETQVGERGVMLSGGQKQRICIARALLLNAEILILDDALSAVDAQTENNILKNINKWKEKGHSLIITAHRLSALINSDEIIVIKNGSIIQRGNHLKLIQEENWYKSMSCYQKLEVELEDH, via the coding sequence GTGAAATTGTTTAATCAATTAAGATGGTTTTTCGTACGAGAATGGAAGAGATATTTAGGAGCAATTTTATTATTAATAATTATTGCCACATTACAATTATTACCCCCTAAAATAGTTGGTGTTTTAATAGATTTGATTATAAAAAAAAATATGCATGGCTTACAAATATTACCATGGATTTCAATTATTTTATTAATAGCTATAATTGTATATATATTACGTTATTTATGGAGAATATTACTATTTGGTGCTTCTTATCAATTGGCTACAGAACTTCGAGTAAAATTTTATTCCTATCTCAGTCAACAAAGTCAAATATTTTTTTTAAAAAATAGAACTGGAGATTTAATAGCTAGAGCGACAAATGATGTCGATCGTATAGTTTTTGCTGCAGGAGAAGGTGTTTTAACACTCGTAGATTCTTTAGTTATGGGTTTTTCTGTCCTAATAGTAATGAGTACTCAAATTAGTTTTTTATTAACTATCATTTCTTTAATACCTATGCCAATTATGGCTATATTAATTAAAAAATACGGAAAAGAATTACATGAAACTTTTCGTCATGCTCAAATTGCTTTTTCCTTATTAAATAATCAAACACAAGAAATACTAACAAGTATTCGAATGATTAGAGCTTTTGGATTAGAAAAAAATCAATCACATAAATTTGATATTATTGTAAATAATACAGGAAAAAAAAATATGGAAGTAGCTAAAATAGATGCTCGTTTTGATCCAGTAATTTATTTGTCAGTAGCTTTTTCTAATTTATTAGCTATTATCGGTGGAGGATGGCTAGTATGGAATAATCAGATTACTATAGGACAATTAACTAGCTTTATAATGTATCTTGGATTAATGATTTGGCCTATGTTAGCTCTTGCATGGATGTTTAATATAGTTGAAAGAGGAAGTGCAGCTTGGGATAGAATTCATTCAATTATAAATAAAAAATTATATATTAAAGACGGAAATAGAACCATCCCATTATCGCCTGGTGTATTAAGCATTAATATCAATAAATTCTATTATCCAAATAATCATATTCCAACTTTAAAAAATATAAATATTCTTCTTAAACCAGGAAAAACTCTAGGTATTTGTGGCCCTACAGGATCTGGTAAAAGTACTCTGCTAAAACTTATTCAACGACAATTTAATTTTAATAAAGAAGAAATAACTTATCATTCTTTATCATTATTAGAATTAAAAATTGATGATTGGAGAAGTCGAATTGCAGTTGTAAATCAAAATTCTTTTTTGTTTTCAGAAAGTATAGCTAACAATATATCTTTAGGCAAAAATAATGCATCTCAACAAGAAATTGAACAAGTAGCAAAATTAGCTGATGTACATAAAGATATTCTCTATTTACCAGAAAAATATGAAACTCAAGTAGGAGAACGCGGTGTAATGTTGTCTGGTGGTCAAAAACAGCGTATTTGTATAGCGCGTGCGTTATTATTAAATGCAGAAATATTAATATTAGACGATGCACTATCTGCTGTTGATGCTCAAACTGAAAACAATATCTTAAAAAATATTAATAAATGGAAAGAAAAAGGACACTCATTAATTATTACAGCACATCGTTTATCTGCATTAATTAATTCAGACGAAATTATAGTAATAAAAAATGGTTCAATTATACAAAGAGGAAATCATTTAAAACTAATCCAAGAAGAAAATTGGTATAAATCTATGTCTTGTTATCAAAAATTAGAAGTAGAACTTGAGGATCATTAA
- a CDS encoding SmdB family multidrug efflux ABC transporter permease/ATP-binding protein, giving the protein MDHLIEFWPILKRLLIYVKPYKKQLILAFILLLSGSISEVLGPILISYFINNILSKHELNLSVILTIIISFIVLQILSVFLNYFQSILFNKIAVKSINKLRQDVMYAALRQPISEFDSQPIGQMISKVTNDTEAVKELYDTVGPTLFRSIILIFIILFAMFTLEWHMAIIALFILPLVIILMLVYQYYSTPLLRKVRHYLADINNNFNETINGMNVIQQFRQQYRFEKKIKRSSHLHYMSRMKILRLDGFLLRPLLSLLSAIILCNFMFLFSFFPIGAFEVGILYAFITYLGRLNEPLIAITIQQSVLQQSIVAGERIFLLIDSPRQKYGKNKDLLKSGKINIDNVSFNYKNCKKNILENINIKISSKSFIAFVGHTGSGKSTLANLLMGYYPIKNGRIFLDNKSIDSISHCVLRKNVLMVQQDPIILSDTVFYNITLGRKISEEKVWNILDTVHLSYLVKSMPKGIYSVLGEEGNNLSVGQKQLLAIARILVSYPKVLILDEATANIDSGTEQLIQKTLLSIRKNCTLIVIAHRLSTIVEADLIVVLKQGKVIEIGTHQQLLNKKNCYWKMYKFQLSKY; this is encoded by the coding sequence ATGGATCATTTAATTGAGTTTTGGCCAATTTTAAAACGTTTGCTAATTTATGTGAAACCTTATAAAAAGCAATTAATTTTAGCATTTATTTTACTTTTAAGCGGATCAATATCAGAAGTTTTAGGACCAATTTTAATAAGTTATTTTATTAATAATATTTTATCTAAACATGAGTTAAATTTATCAGTAATATTAACTATAATTATATCGTTTATAGTACTACAAATATTGTCAGTTTTTTTAAATTATTTTCAAAGTATTTTATTTAATAAGATAGCAGTAAAAAGCATTAATAAATTACGTCAAGATGTCATGTATGCTGCATTACGACAACCTATTAGTGAATTTGATTCTCAACCTATTGGACAAATGATTTCAAAAGTAACTAATGATACCGAAGCAGTAAAAGAACTATATGATACAGTTGGACCTACATTATTTCGTAGTATAATATTAATTTTTATTATATTATTTGCAATGTTTACTCTTGAATGGCATATGGCAATTATAGCTTTATTTATTTTGCCATTAGTTATTATTCTTATGTTAGTTTATCAATATTATAGTACTCCACTTTTAAGAAAAGTAAGACACTACTTAGCTGACATTAATAACAATTTTAATGAAACTATTAATGGAATGAATGTAATTCAACAATTCCGTCAACAATATAGATTTGAAAAAAAAATAAAAAGAAGTAGTCATTTACATTATATGTCACGCATGAAAATATTAAGATTAGATGGTTTTTTATTAAGACCACTACTTAGTTTATTATCAGCTATAATATTATGTAATTTTATGTTCTTATTTAGTTTTTTCCCAATTGGAGCATTTGAGGTAGGTATACTATATGCTTTTATTACTTATCTTGGAAGACTTAATGAACCTTTGATTGCTATCACTATTCAACAATCAGTATTACAACAATCTATTGTTGCAGGAGAAAGAATATTTTTACTTATAGATTCACCACGACAAAAATATGGAAAAAATAAAGATCTATTAAAAAGTGGAAAAATAAATATTGACAACGTTAGTTTTAACTATAAAAACTGTAAAAAAAATATATTAGAAAATATTAATATTAAAATTTCTTCTAAAAGTTTTATTGCATTTGTAGGACATACTGGTAGTGGAAAAAGTACTTTAGCAAATTTACTTATGGGATATTATCCGATAAAAAATGGAAGAATATTTTTAGATAATAAGTCTATTGATTCAATAAGTCATTGTGTTTTAAGAAAAAATGTATTGATGGTACAACAGGATCCAATAATCCTCTCAGATACTGTTTTTTATAATATTACACTAGGAAGAAAAATATCTGAAGAAAAAGTTTGGAACATATTAGACACAGTTCATCTTTCATATTTAGTGAAATCTATGCCAAAGGGTATTTATTCCGTCTTAGGAGAAGAAGGTAATAATTTATCTGTTGGTCAAAAACAATTACTAGCTATTGCTAGAATACTAGTTTCATACCCTAAAGTACTTATATTAGACGAAGCTACAGCTAACATTGATTCTGGTACAGAACAATTAATTCAAAAAACATTATTATCAATACGAAAAAACTGTACGTTAATAGTAATTGCGCATAGACTTTCAACAATTGTTGAAGCAGATTTAATTGTAGTTTTAAAACAAGGAAAAGTTATTGAGATTGGTACACATCAACAATTATTAAATAAAAAAAATTGTTATTGGAAAATGTATAAATTTCAATTATCTAAATATTAG
- the dnaX gene encoding DNA polymerase III subunit gamma/tau produces the protein MSYQILARKWRPQSFKDVIGQKNIVTAISNGLSLGRIHHAWLLSGTRGIGKTTIARLLAKSLNCQNGITSNPCRKCVICQEIEKGLSLDVLEIDAASRTKIEDMREILDNIYYAPTKSRFKIYLIDEVHMLSRHSFNALLKTLEEPPTHVKFILATTDIDRIPRTIISRCMYFKLQIIPDEKIFSFLKYILIKESINTDEYSLKKISHYAKGSIRDALNLLEHAINLGNGHIYKKNIIEMLGILPEKYSFLLTDSVLKKDSKKTMLLLHKISSIGVEWDEVLTEILRFLYHVSISQTFPLVWEKFFTETYKHKIQKIALNINKKNVQLCYQVLLNGRKELKFAPSQKIGVEMTLLRAINTI, from the coding sequence ATGAGCTATCAAATATTAGCACGAAAGTGGCGTCCACAATCTTTCAAAGATGTAATTGGTCAAAAAAATATTGTAACTGCTATATCTAATGGATTATCGCTTGGACGCATTCATCATGCATGGTTATTATCTGGTACTAGAGGAATTGGAAAAACAACAATTGCTCGATTACTTGCTAAAAGTTTAAATTGTCAAAATGGTATTACATCTAACCCTTGTAGAAAATGTGTTATTTGTCAAGAAATAGAAAAAGGATTGTCTTTAGATGTACTTGAAATAGATGCAGCTTCTCGTACTAAAATAGAAGACATGAGAGAAATCTTAGATAATATATATTATGCTCCTACTAAAAGTCGTTTTAAAATATATTTAATTGATGAAGTTCATATGCTTTCTCGTCATAGTTTTAATGCACTGCTTAAAACACTTGAGGAACCTCCTACACATGTTAAATTTATTTTGGCAACTACAGATATAGACCGAATTCCTAGAACTATCATCTCTCGTTGTATGTATTTTAAATTACAGATAATACCTGACGAAAAAATATTTAGCTTTTTGAAATATATTTTAATTAAAGAATCTATTAATACTGATGAATATTCTTTAAAAAAAATCTCTCATTATGCTAAAGGAAGTATACGAGATGCACTGAATTTATTAGAACATGCTATTAATCTTGGTAACGGTCATATTTATAAAAAAAATATAATAGAAATGTTAGGTATTCTACCTGAAAAATATTCTTTTTTATTAACTGATTCCGTTTTAAAAAAAGATTCAAAAAAAACAATGTTATTGTTACATAAAATAAGTAGTATAGGAGTAGAATGGGATGAAGTTTTAACAGAAATATTACGTTTTTTATATCATGTTTCCATATCACAAACTTTTCCATTGGTATGGGAGAAATTTTTTACTGAAACATATAAACATAAAATTCAAAAAATAGCTTTAAATATTAATAAAAAAAATGTTCAATTATGTTATCAAGTATTATTAAATGGAAGAAAAGAACTAAAATTTGCTCCAAGTCAAAAAATAGGAGTGGAAATGACTTTATTACGTGCAATTAATACAATATAA
- a CDS encoding DNA polymerase III subunit gamma/tau C-terminal domain-containing protein: MNHITNLVLKNRNELFENKKKIISLNNKINKKNHYIKKINLLSNKNNYQLQFLKNNKIIIRLKEKIKKIDPWYAEICKLKKLPIHVKQLAMHTSYKNTLNYWYIYLTDKKKHLMQYNTWIFLKKELHTITTKKIQLIVEEKKEHILTPYEWFHKIYKEKISEEYSSLKKDTNIKILKKFFNLTFQKNNINLFAID; the protein is encoded by the coding sequence ATGAATCATATAACAAATTTAGTTTTAAAAAATAGAAATGAGTTATTTGAAAATAAAAAAAAAATAATATCTCTTAACAACAAGATAAATAAAAAAAATCATTATATAAAAAAAATAAATTTATTATCTAATAAAAATAATTATCAATTACAATTTTTAAAAAATAACAAAATAATAATCAGATTAAAAGAAAAAATCAAAAAAATAGATCCTTGGTATGCAGAAATATGTAAATTAAAAAAACTACCAATACATGTAAAACAATTAGCAATGCATACTTCATACAAAAATACCTTAAACTATTGGTATATATATTTAACTGATAAAAAAAAACATCTAATGCAGTACAATACATGGATATTTTTAAAAAAAGAACTTCATACAATAACTACAAAAAAAATCCAATTAATTGTAGAAGAAAAAAAAGAACATATATTAACTCCTTATGAATGGTTTCATAAAATATATAAAGAAAAAATATCAGAAGAGTATTCATCATTAAAAAAGGATACTAATATTAAAATATTAAAGAAATTTTTTAATTTAACATTTCAAAAAAACAATATTAATTTATTTGCAATAGACTAA
- a CDS encoding YbaB/EbfC family nucleoid-associated protein, whose protein sequence is MFSKGGLGNLMKQAQQMQEKMAKIQEEIAQMEVTGEAGAGLVKVTINGAHNCRRVEVDPSLLQDDKDMLEDLAAAAFNDATRRISEVQKKKMSAISTGMQLPTGFNLPV, encoded by the coding sequence ATGTTTAGTAAAGGTGGTTTAGGTAATTTAATGAAACAAGCACAACAAATGCAAGAAAAAATGGCGAAAATACAGGAAGAAATAGCTCAAATGGAAGTTACTGGAGAGGCAGGAGCTGGATTAGTAAAAGTAACGATTAATGGAGCACATAATTGCAGACGTGTCGAAGTAGATCCTAGTTTACTTCAAGATGACAAAGATATGCTAGAAGATTTAGCAGCTGCTGCATTTAATGATGCAACTAGAAGAATATCTGAAGTACAAAAAAAGAAAATGTCTGCTATATCGACAGGAATGCAGTTACCGACAGGATTTAATCTACCTGTTTAA
- the htpG gene encoding molecular chaperone HtpG translates to MKTQKKEVYNFQSEVKQLLHLMIHSLYSNKEIFLRELISNSSDAIDKLRFQSISSPELYENNSDVKIQISINKAQRTVTINDNGIGMTKKDTIENLGTIAKSGTKSFLESLENKQNKKNELIGEFGVGFYSSFIVSEKVSVRTRFAGLQSNEGILWESSGEGEYNITQITKKSRGTEITLFLKKEEEEFLEIWRIKSIISKYSDHITIPIYIQNYDEKNKTYFWEQINKAKALWTLNKSSITDDDYKDFYKHLTNDQNNPLIWSHNHVEGNQEYISLLYVPEKAAWDIWNRDNKHGLKLYVKRVYIMDNSQAFLPNYLRFIRGLIDSSDLPLNISREILQDNSITEKLRKALIKRSLNMLNKLAEDFNEKYQIFWNQFGLVLKEGPAEDHENLDKIANLLRFSSIKSNNSEQNISLKEYVSNMNEKQEKIYYITADSYSAAKNSPHLELFKKNNIDVLLLSDRIDEWMMNYLTEFQGKKFQSISKEDSSLNKITNEKKIKNNEVSMEMIEFLKKVKKILGNKVKDVRLTHRLTETPCVLLSDSAEMTTQMAKLFSAAGQSVPELKYIFEINPEHILIKKISLIKDENEFNQWIKLLLDQALLAEKGNLENPHKFITRMNTLLLK, encoded by the coding sequence ATGAAAACACAAAAAAAAGAAGTCTATAATTTTCAATCAGAAGTTAAACAATTATTACATTTAATGATCCACTCACTATATTCCAATAAAGAAATTTTCTTGAGAGAATTAATATCTAATTCATCAGATGCAATAGATAAATTACGATTTCAATCTATATCATCACCAGAATTATATGAAAATAATAGTGATGTTAAAATTCAAATATCTATTAATAAAGCACAAAGAACAGTGACCATTAATGATAATGGTATTGGAATGACTAAAAAAGATACTATTGAAAATCTTGGTACTATTGCTAAATCAGGAACAAAATCATTTCTTGAATCTCTAGAAAATAAACAAAATAAAAAAAATGAATTAATTGGAGAATTTGGAGTTGGTTTTTATTCTTCTTTTATTGTATCGGAAAAAGTATCAGTTAGAACTAGATTTGCTGGTTTACAATCTAATGAAGGAATATTGTGGGAATCTTCAGGAGAGGGGGAATACAATATTACACAAATTACAAAAAAAAGTAGAGGAACTGAAATCACTTTATTTTTAAAAAAAGAAGAAGAAGAATTTTTAGAAATATGGCGTATTAAGAGTATAATTAGTAAATACTCTGATCATATTACAATTCCAATATATATACAAAATTATGACGAAAAAAATAAAACATATTTTTGGGAACAAATTAATAAAGCTAAAGCATTATGGACATTAAATAAATCTTCTATTACTGATGATGATTATAAAGATTTTTATAAACATCTTACTAACGATCAAAATAATCCACTGATTTGGAGTCATAATCATGTAGAGGGAAATCAAGAATATATTAGTTTGTTATATGTTCCTGAAAAAGCAGCTTGGGATATATGGAATAGAGATAACAAACATGGTTTAAAACTATATGTAAAACGTGTTTATATTATGGATAATTCTCAAGCTTTTCTTCCTAATTACTTGCGTTTTATAAGAGGTTTAATAGATTCAAGTGATTTACCATTAAATATTTCCCGTGAAATATTACAAGATAATTCTATTACTGAAAAATTAAGAAAAGCGCTAATTAAAAGATCTTTAAATATGTTAAATAAATTAGCAGAAGATTTTAATGAAAAATATCAAATTTTTTGGAATCAATTTGGACTTGTCTTAAAAGAAGGGCCTGCAGAAGATCATGAGAATTTAGATAAAATTGCTAATTTATTACGTTTTTCATCTATAAAAAGCAATAATTCTGAACAAAACATATCTTTAAAAGAATATGTATCTAATATGAATGAAAAACAAGAAAAAATATATTATATTACTGCAGATAGTTATTCAGCAGCAAAAAATAGTCCTCATTTAGAATTATTTAAAAAAAATAATATTGATGTTTTATTATTATCAGATCGAATTGATGAATGGATGATGAATTATCTTACTGAATTTCAAGGAAAAAAATTTCAATCTATTAGTAAAGAAGATTCATCACTTAATAAAATAACAAACGAAAAAAAAATAAAAAATAACGAAGTTTCAATGGAGATGATTGAATTTTTAAAAAAAGTAAAAAAAATACTTGGCAATAAAGTGAAAGATGTAAGATTAACACACCGATTAACAGAAACTCCTTGTGTTTTACTTAGTGATTCTGCTGAAATGACTACACAAATGGCTAAACTTTTTTCTGCAGCAGGTCAATCTGTGCCAGAATTAAAATATATTTTTGAAATTAATCCAGAGCATATTCTAATAAAAAAAATATCTTTAATTAAAGATGAAAATGAATTTAATCAGTGGATTAAATTATTATTAGATCAAGCATTATTAGCTGAAAAAGGTAATCTAGAAAATCCACATAAATTTATTACTAGAATGAATACACTGCTTCTTAAATAA
- the adk gene encoding adenylate kinase — MRIILLGAPGTGKGTQGKFITEKYNIPQISTGDMLRKSINSNNQIGIIIKNIIEEGKLVSDKIVCNLIKKRIKKKDCINGFLLDGFPRTIEQAFYLTKNKIKIDYVLEFMMPHKTILERISGRRIHAQSGRIYHIKFNPPKNKNKDDLTGEPLIIREDDKKKSVEKRLEEYKKTHYPLVNYYINQNKIGNIKFFQINAMHELLLIKKKVELILKT, encoded by the coding sequence ATGCGTATTATTTTACTAGGTGCACCTGGTACAGGTAAAGGAACACAGGGAAAATTTATTACAGAAAAATACAATATTCCTCAAATATCTACAGGTGATATGCTAAGAAAAAGTATTAATTCAAACAATCAAATAGGAATAATTATTAAAAATATTATAGAAGAAGGCAAACTAGTTTCTGATAAAATTGTATGTAATTTAATTAAAAAAAGAATTAAAAAAAAAGACTGTATCAATGGTTTTTTATTAGACGGTTTTCCAAGAACTATTGAACAAGCTTTTTACTTAACGAAAAATAAAATAAAAATAGATTATGTATTAGAATTTATGATGCCACATAAAACTATATTAGAACGTATTTCAGGTAGACGAATACATGCTCAATCAGGTCGTATCTATCATATAAAGTTCAATCCTCCAAAAAATAAAAATAAAGATGATTTAACTGGAGAACCACTAATTATAAGAGAAGATGATAAGAAAAAGAGTGTTGAAAAGAGATTAGAAGAATACAAAAAAACACATTATCCATTAGTTAATTATTATATTAATCAAAATAAAATAGGTAATATAAAATTTTTTCAAATTAATGCTATGCACGAATTATTATTGATCAAAAAAAAAGTAGAATTAATTTTAAAAACATAA
- the folD gene encoding bifunctional methylenetetrahydrofolate dehydrogenase/methenyltetrahydrofolate cyclohydrolase FolD, which produces MPAIIIDGNKIAKKLQLNILKKVNKRKKTGKKIPGLAMILVGNHIPSKIYVNKKKIACKNVGFFSECWNFPDNVSEIEILNLISKLNKNNNIDGILIQLPLPQQINHIKILSSIIPDKDVDGFHPYNTGSLCQRTPKLRACTPKGIITMLKYNKIKTHGLHAVMVGASNIVGRPMSLELLLAGCTTTVTHRFTKNLKDHVKNADLLIVAVGKANFLKGHWIKDGSIVIDVGINRLKNGTIVGDVDFKNAYLRASYITPVPGGVGPMTVATLLQNTLEACENYHDI; this is translated from the coding sequence ATGCCAGCAATAATTATAGACGGTAATAAAATAGCAAAAAAATTACAATTAAATATTTTAAAAAAAGTTAATAAAAGAAAAAAAACTGGAAAAAAAATACCGGGATTAGCTATGATTTTAGTGGGAAATCATATTCCTTCAAAAATTTATGTAAATAAAAAAAAAATAGCATGCAAAAATGTTGGTTTTTTTTCAGAATGTTGGAATTTTCCTGATAATGTTAGTGAAATAGAGATATTAAATCTTATTTCAAAATTAAATAAAAATAACAATATAGATGGAATTTTAATACAATTACCACTTCCTCAACAAATAAATCATATAAAAATTTTAAGTAGTATTATACCTGATAAAGATGTAGATGGATTTCATCCATATAATACTGGATCTTTATGTCAAAGAACACCAAAATTAAGAGCATGTACACCTAAGGGTATTATTACGATGTTGAAATATAATAAAATTAAGACTCATGGATTACATGCAGTAATGGTTGGGGCATCTAATATAGTTGGAAGACCTATGAGTTTAGAACTGTTATTAGCAGGATGCACAACTACTGTTACACATCGATTTACTAAAAATTTAAAAGATCATGTAAAAAATGCTGATTTATTAATCGTTGCAGTTGGAAAAGCAAATTTTTTAAAAGGACATTGGATTAAAGATGGATCTATCGTTATAGATGTTGGAATTAATAGATTAAAAAATGGAACAATAGTAGGTGATGTAGATTTTAAAAATGCATATTTAAGAGCATCTTATATCACTCCTGTACCAGGAGGAGTTGGTCCTATGACTGTTGCAACATTATTACAAAACACATTAGAAGCTTGTGAGAATTATCACGATATTTAA
- the cysS gene encoding cysteine--tRNA ligase, with the protein MLKIFNTLTKKKEIFKPIKKDKINLYVCGVTVYDFCHIGHGRTFVAFDMIVRYLRFSGFQVKYIRNITDVDDKIILKSIKEKTKINDFTNSMIKEMHKDFNLLGISPPDEEPCVTDYINKIIEMIIKLIQKGHAYINKNGDVIFSINSDPNYGVLSRQSLKLLKSGSRIPENKMKENPLDFTLWKVSKKKDFSWNSPWGRGRPGWHIECSAITNVFFNNSVDIHGGGSDLLFPHHENERSQSVCFNNKSKINFWMHTGMVIINNKKMSKSLGNAHFLRNVLKECNPEVLRYFFLSTHYRHPIHYCEKNLNQAYISLKYLYTALYNTHPFLNNEEGVNFELEFYDAMNDDFNTPKVFSIFFKIARKINFFKNKDVLKTNNFAFRLKYLANNLGFLLQNPEDFLQKKTTLNSYTLKKIQFLIEKRNIARQSKLWKEADKIREKLISLNIILEDLPNKTIWRKNKKF; encoded by the coding sequence ATGTTAAAAATTTTTAATACACTAACTAAAAAGAAAGAAATTTTTAAACCTATTAAAAAAGATAAAATTAATTTATATGTATGTGGTGTTACTGTATATGATTTTTGTCATATTGGACATGGACGTACTTTTGTAGCTTTTGACATGATAGTACGTTATTTGCGTTTTTCTGGTTTTCAAGTAAAATATATTAGAAATATTACTGATGTTGATGATAAAATTATTTTAAAATCAATAAAAGAAAAAACTAAAATTAATGATTTTACCAATTCTATGATAAAAGAAATGCATAAAGATTTTAATTTATTAGGAATATCTCCTCCTGATGAAGAACCTTGTGTAACAGATTATATTAATAAAATTATTGAAATGATTATAAAGTTAATACAAAAAGGACATGCATATATAAATAAAAATGGTGATGTTATTTTTTCTATAAATAGTGATCCTAATTATGGAGTTTTATCTCGTCAATCTTTAAAGTTATTAAAATCCGGATCTCGTATTCCTGAAAATAAAATGAAAGAAAATCCGTTAGATTTTACACTTTGGAAAGTTTCTAAAAAAAAAGATTTTTCTTGGAATTCGCCATGGGGGAGAGGACGTCCTGGTTGGCATATTGAATGTAGTGCTATAACTAATGTTTTTTTTAATAATTCTGTAGATATTCATGGAGGTGGCTCCGATCTGCTTTTTCCCCATCATGAAAATGAAAGATCTCAATCTGTATGCTTTAATAATAAATCGAAAATAAATTTTTGGATGCATACTGGTATGGTGATTATAAATAATAAAAAAATGTCTAAGTCTTTAGGCAATGCTCATTTTTTAAGAAATGTTTTAAAAGAGTGCAATCCTGAAGTTTTACGTTATTTTTTTCTTTCAACGCATTACCGTCATCCTATTCATTATTGTGAAAAAAATTTAAATCAAGCATACATTTCATTAAAATATTTATATACGGCATTATATAATACTCATCCTTTTTTAAATAATGAAGAAGGTGTTAATTTTGAACTTGAATTTTATGATGCAATGAATGACGATTTTAATACTCCTAAGGTATTTTCTATTTTTTTTAAAATAGCACGCAAAATTAATTTTTTTAAAAATAAAGATGTATTAAAAACTAATAATTTTGCTTTTCGATTAAAATATTTAGCTAATAATTTAGGATTTTTATTACAAAATCCAGAAGATTTTTTACAAAAAAAAACTACATTAAATTCATATACATTAAAAAAGATTCAGTTTTTAATAGAAAAAAGAAATATTGCAAGACAGTCAAAATTATGGAAAGAAGCGGATAAAATACGCGAAAAATTAATATCTCTAAATATTATTTTAGAAGATTTACCTAATAAAACAATATGGCGTAAAAATAAAAAATTTTAA
- the ybeD gene encoding DUF493 family protein YbeD, which yields MKTKLREMLKFPCFFTYKIIGLAQPELIDQIIKVIQIQIPGDYTPQVKSSNRGNYLSVSITICAKNFEQIEILYHEISKINIVRMVL from the coding sequence ATGAAAACAAAGTTACGAGAAATGTTAAAATTCCCTTGTTTTTTTACTTACAAGATTATTGGTTTAGCGCAGCCTGAACTTATTGACCAAATAATAAAAGTCATTCAAATTCAGATTCCGGGAGATTATACGCCTCAAGTAAAATCGAGTAACAGAGGAAATTATCTTTCTGTTTCAATTACAATATGTGCTAAAAATTTTGAACAAATTGAAATTTTATATCATGAAATTAGTAAAATTAATATAGTTAGAATGGTTTTATAA